One part of the Zerene cesonia ecotype Mississippi chromosome 2, Zerene_cesonia_1.1, whole genome shotgun sequence genome encodes these proteins:
- the LOC119835286 gene encoding required for meiotic nuclear division protein 1 homolog — translation MTSFLSRIALTVIRNTANKIYMCNSMPELLPTINKLLSKNNDLFCTLPRLSVRNYSVDAIQPPLALDNASLPLKKKIVYKKALLEEVCQKEGHFLTLAYATANSYDLKGLKEALIQQKLYEPGTLKAQEVGDVMVANAVYTIGDEPRQIIFFKEGAVVFWNCTELEATNVLDFIKPFEIESYPREVVNKEREVMTYFYQPNLKKCHLQESCFALVPNGENSLEKYTFSHAMAQSARLGAWEARLETLAASIRSHTVLMETEGAARVDKKEVVRKLGELFSLRHRLTVESDLLDTPDFYWEEETLERLYSYTVAYFTIPRRTRVLNERLSHCVELLELLSSWAADRDTGHYYDDSGHNPPQSVP, via the exons atgactTCATTTTTATCAAGAATTGCTTTAACCGTCATTCGGAATACTgctaataaaatctatatgtGTAATTCGATGCCGGAACTTTTGCCAAcgataaataagttattgtctaagaataatgatttattttgtacgtTACCAAGATTATCAGTCAGAAACTATTCAGTGGATGCAATTCAACCACCTTTAGCGTTAGATAATGCGAGTTTACCGTTGAAAAAGAAGATAGTTTATAAGAAAGCCTTACTTGAAGAAGTCTGCCAAAAAGAAGGACATTTCTTGACATTGGCCTATGCGACAGCTAATTCCTACGATCTGAAGGGTCTCAAAGAGGCTCTGATACAACAGAAGCTGTACGAACCTGGAAC GTTAAAAGCACAAGAAGTAGGAGATGTGATGGTGGCAAATGCAGTTTACACAATAGGAGATGAACCAAGACAgatcatatttttcaaagagGGAGCTGTCGTCTTCTGGAATTGTACAGAACTGGAGGCCACAAATGTCTTGGATTTCATCAAACC aTTTGAAATAGAAAGCTACCCCAGAGAGGTGGTCAATAAGGAAAGGGAAGTTATGACATATTTCTATCAGCCAAACCT aaagAAGTGCCACCTGCAGGAATCATGTTTTGCTTTAGTGCCGAATGGGGAGAATTCTttggaaaaatatacattcag TCACGCAATGGCGCAGTCAGCTCGGCTCGGCGCGTGGGAGGCGCGGCTGGAAACGCTAGCCGCCTCCATCCGGTCGCACACCGTGCTCATGGAGACCGAGGGCGCGGCCCGAGTGGACAAGAAGGAG GTAGTCCGCAAACTAGGCGAGCTATTCTCTCTCAGGCACCGTCTCACCGTAGAATCAGACCTCCTGGACACCCCGGACTTCTATTGGGAGGAGGAAACTCTGGAACGTCTCTACTCCTACACAGTGGCATATTTCACAATTCCCAGACGGACGAGG GTGCTGAACGAGCGCCTCTCGCACTGCGTCGAGCTGCTGGAGCTGCTCTCGTCGTGGGCGGCCGACCG CGACACGGGTCACTATTATGAtgattcaggccataatccacctcAATCAGTTCCCTAA
- the LOC119833578 gene encoding crossover junction endonuclease EME1: protein MSKNYLQNNTFHIDDMSAVSIDLSCDSDDLDDLPELNLVTKSQSQSGSSQSTTSISQNLGTSDKETKQPRKGVKRKASDNQSPKQAQKIYKPGECMKHMILEMHPNLLEAWYCADVSREITASGAKVRSSTAMCDVRLVLWSRVVESKLASKEGVVGLTTTKEPCNHGLYVTRLEDIEEHIVGKTLSQHMLSAAGLAGCKLTLVLFAVKDFFKNTGRKTNNSKKKTIEPIHLEMALTDLLVTAICDTITVNSPNELALTFVQFTKAIAEAPYKKAKRAYDEQVDFYMRGDNKKCAAVSKQGDGVEALWQQMVAVLPMSSLETARAICKQYKTPRALYEAQKQASSVNTLADVCVPRSAVPGSKARRVGSEFARKLHILFTADDGNMLVE, encoded by the exons ATGAGTAAAAATTATCTTCAAAATAACACTTTTCATATTGACGATATGAGTGCCGTTTCGATAGATCTGTCTTGTGATAGTGACGATTTAGATGACTTACCAGAATTAAATCTTGTTACAAAAA GTCAGAGTCAATCTGGATCGTCTCAGTCCACTACATCCATATCTCAGAACTTAGGGACATCTG ATAAAGAAACCAAGCAACCGAGAAAAGGTGTTAAAAGAAAAGCATCAGACAATCAATCACCAAAGCAAGctcagaaaatatataaacctgGCGAATGTATGAAG CACATGATTCTAGAAATGCATCCAAACCTATTGGAAGCCTGGTACTGCGCAGATGTGTCCCGGGAGATCACAGCCTCTGGTGCTAAAGTTCGTTCCAGCACTGCTATGTGCGATGTTAGACTGGTGTTGTGGAGTAGGGTAGTAGAGTCCAAGCTAGCTAGTAAGGAGGGAGTG gttgGTCTCACCACTACAAAGGAGCCATGCAACCATGGTCTTTATGTGACACGTTTAGAAGATATTGAAGAACACATAGTAGGCAAGACGCTGTCACAGCATATGCTGTCTGCCGCTGGATTAGCTGGCTGCAAGTTGACCCTAGTGCTGTTTGCtgtaaaagattttttcaa AAACACAGGacgtaaaacaaataacagtAAGAAGAAAACCATAGAGCCGATTCATTTAGAAATGGCTCTGACTG ATCTATTAGTAACAGCCATCTGTGACACAATAACTGTGAACAGTCCAAATGAACTCGCGCTAACGTTCGTGCAATTCACTAAGGCAATCGCTGAAGCACCGTATAA GAAAGCTAAGCGGGCATACGATGAGCAAGTGGATTTTTATATGAGGGGAGATAATAAGAAATGCGCGGCCGTTTCAAAGCAGG GCGATGGTGTTGAGGCGCTATGGCAACAAATGGTAGCGGTGTTGCCAATGTCGAGTTTGGAAACCGCAAGAGCGATATGCAAGCAATACAAAACGCCGCGGGCCTTGTAtgag GCCCAAAAACAAGCAAGCAGTGTAAACACGCTGGCGGACGTGTGCGTGCCCCGTTCAGCAGTCCCCGGGTCCAAAGCGAGGCGAGTCGGGAGCGAGTTTGCGAGGAAATTGCACATTCTGTTCACAGCTGACGATGGGAATATGTTAGTTGAGTGA